In Pangasianodon hypophthalmus isolate fPanHyp1 chromosome 5, fPanHyp1.pri, whole genome shotgun sequence, the DNA window tgccaaagcacagagaaatgaatccaatctaattgggaggaacttgaTCATacaagacaatgatccaaaactcactgccaacacaacaaaggacttcatcaggggaaaaggTGGAAGGATTTTGAATGGCCAGGTCAGACCTTAACctgattgagcatgcatttcacctcctgaagaggacactgaagggagaaacccccaaaacaaacaataactgaataactgaaACAATAAAAGCATTACAAAAGAAGAAACCAACAATTTGCTGATGTCACTGAGCCACAGGCTTGATGcggttattgcaagcaagggatatgcaaccaaatattaaagtgttatttactttaacttACTTCAAGTCTTATTTGTTCCTATACTTTTTCTCACCTAAGGATTGGGTGGTCTGATACAAAAGGTTCTATGTTTCATGTTGTTTAaaacatctagatgtaaataccaggaaataaaCAATGAAACTCTTGTCTCATAtacatcttttgatctcaaacccaaatgaaCTGGCGCTGCCGTtccaataaataatatataatatcaaAGACTATGATCAAAGTCTAATGAAagtagttttatatatatatatatatatatatatactttttaaatgttgtattcTCATGTAATATTTGTTTCTCTAGTAATACTATAGAAGCAATGCCAGGTCTTAGGCAATTAATTATGTTAGAGTTCTTCTCAATTGTGAATCTACCTCTTCAATAAATGAATTCAGCTCTGGTGCTGCTTTGTTGGCCTTCTTCTTCagatgcttttttgctttattaacaTCCTTCTTTACTTTCTTCCAGTCCACCTGCACATACCCGCTGTGATTGGCAATCTGAAAATCAAAATCATGTTCCCTTATTGACTGTTATTGCAGCATATCCATATATAAGGTTAAAATCTTCCCATAAATAAGCTATATTTTGAACTGTGTGAAGTTGGGCTTACTTGTAACAAAAGAAATCCTCCACCAACTGCAGTTGCAGCAATTTTCCCAACCTTCTGGAAGAGATAACCAGCACACCTAGGATACAGACAAAATACCCTTAAGTTTGGTATTTTTTGCAGGTATTGTTTTCTCTACAAATACAGTGCAGTACTGTTACAAGTGGTCTCTTTCTATGTTTTCATATAATGAATCACTTGAACAGCAGGCATACTTGTGTTTTTTCTAGTTGAAAGGAGGTTTACTGAGAATTATGGGAGAAATTATATGAGGATGCATTTGAAGGTCCATGACTTCTATCTTTACCATCCTGTTACGCCACCCATCATGATCTGTGTGGCTACTGAATACTTTTCAGCAATGGGTCCTGTGTTGCTCCCGAAAACTCGACTCCACCACTGATGTCGTCGGGCGTATTCAGTGATGTCCACTACCTCATACAGCTCATCCTCGCTCTCCACCTCTGTGTACGGATTATAATTAGGATTATAATAAGGACATTTCACACATCCACCTATGGATTAGCTGTTTAATTTTAAGTATCAAGGAATCAATAGAGCCTCATATTAGGAGGTGTATGGGTTTCTCTGGATGACAAAATGTGCACAATAAACGACAAAGAttagaaaacttaaaaaaaatttcacctgATGGTTTGGTGGAGGCCTCATCTTACAACCCTTTACATAAGGCGTGACACCGAAGTGAAAACAAAAGTAACCACTAACCTGTAACACCTTTCCACCTCTTCGACATGTTTTGGCCAGTAAAACTATCACTATCATCACTGTTACAGTTCATAATAAATCTGTCATATTGTACTCTGGAGTAGTAGACACTATGAAACTCTATTATTGCAAATATACTGAAGACCAAAATCCTGATGTGTACCTCATCTATGCTCCATCTATCTTCATCTATGCTTATCAATCAGAAAGCATacgacaaaataaaatataatattattaattttacacTCGGAGATATCCATTCTACATTGTAACACAAaatgctagtttaaaaaaaataaataaaaaaataaaagaagttaATAAGAAGGGAATGAAGCTGACCCCTGACGTGACACACCGACTACACTGACTATTTTCTCTGTAAACCGGTTAGAACCGGTCAAACCGATCAAATAAAGCAGGCTTCTTCTCAAGGTTTAGTGGTACCATTTGTAAATTACCTTCTCCACGATCCGCCATTTTACACAGCTACAGCACTGTTGACAACCGTTGCGTCTCCCAAGGCGCATGCGCAGTGAGCGACCAACTCGCGGAAGTGATTCCTTCCCATAATGCCCAGTGCTAAGCTGTAGCAAAGAAAGTGGCGATGTTAATAGAAACTGGTGATAAACCATAAAATTACAAACATAGGTTTTAAGCATGTTAATGCAGATGATGTATAGCACAATGTATCATCTCCTGGCTATTTATTCAGTTTCGTTTGGTACAGTTATACTCTCctatataaactgtatatattatGTCGTTTACAGCTACATTTATTTGGAAAGTAAAAGCCAAGtagaaatatatgaatatatgagtACAGtcttgtacattaaaaaaatagattgaCTATACTGCAGGTTCTGCATTGATCTATGAGTGTAAAGAAATAAGCATCCTGAAATTTACATGGATATGCATCTCATGAAATCAGATGGTACCATGAAAAGAACTGGGCAGCTGCAGAGTGGTACATGAACATGGGTGTAGCAGGTTTCCATTACAAAGCTATTGGTTCATATAAATGGCAGCAGCTTTTATGGTTTAAAACCTTTCATGGTGTGTGCATTGTAATACTATCAAATGCACCTCAGACAGCCCTATAAAACAGTTTTGAGCACCTCTTACATTGTGCTtgatatttcagttcagttacAGCTCAAACAGAACAAAGTATGGCATTATGAAACACTTTCACTTAATAGGGCACTTGCCAGAATGTCATGGCAGCTTTTCTGTTTGATTTGATtcaaaccctggagctgtgaagctgTGAGGTAGTGAGGTGGACACTGTGCCACCATGACAGTTTTTCATGGTTTATTTTCCACGTGCAGATTTATGTCTATGCAACACAATAGCTACTTTGTGCTACCTTAGCTGTGAACAGCTTCAGACCCCACTTACAGGTTGGTTATTAATGAGAGCTCTATAGGATCAGTTAGTGTGGCAGACCTAGTAATATAatgtagtttattttaaattgctGTATAGCAATGAATTTATGATCCAAATGCTTAACACCATTTGTATTTGGGATAGAATGGCTGTGGAGTCTATAACTACCTGTCCTGTCAATATATGAAATGACATGCAGCAAAAGAGAGTTACTCATCACTTAAGATGTCTCATCAAGTTATCATGCTCCCTCAGAGATCATAATGGTTACACGTggtgttaaataaattataatacattattataatttaatacattCATTATGTTTACAAGATTTcgtacgttttttttttttttttttttttttacagttgtcATGCAAATTTTGCATTAGTTATTTGTTTACTTGGATTTAGAGAAAAAATGAAGATTTTAGTCAGACATACAGACATAGGAGACGTATAAAAAGTACATAACATAGTGACATGTCAAGATTTGTATATTTGCATGTGTAATAAGATATATACATTTATGcaatatatatctgtgtgtgtgtacatgtgttttaAAGCCGTAGTTTGTTTATACTGTTaactagaaaaaagaaaagatcctCACAATAGAATGATATTGTGAATAAACTGGGAAAGCCACCTTTTGCGACATGAACAACAAGCTTAAAAGATGTAAAATatctgaaattatatttttacgTTTATTTTAAATACCGAAAAACCGAAAAACGCACGactttagaatttaaaaaatgaacctCAAATCGTTTATAAAAAGAGGAACTGGCAACAGTGGCCATTACGCCTATCTCTATCTTTGCATATCGTTGTGAGTGTGAATGGACAGCtgttttaaccaatcagataTTTCAAGACTGTTTGACGCAATCACAATAGAGCGGCGTCCGCCAATCGAAGTGGACGAACAGATAGCGTAAAGTTGAGTCGTTTGTTATTTATCCTCCCCTTTGAAAGTTTATGAAAAAGAGAGATCCCAATACAAGGCAAGTCACGTGCTTGTAGACGCGAGCAGCGATTGGTTTAAACGACAAGAGAAGGCGTGGCCAAGGCGGCGGCGTGGGTTCGCTTGAGTGACACAATTATAACAAGTTGGAACTGGCGGCTGAAGGGGAAGTTTGTGATATCGTTACATTGACACTTAAcggaaaaacaaaaatcagcaTTGTTGTTTGGCGTGCCTAATTCGGTGTCGGGAAAAGCGAGAGGGATTTGTGTGGAAGACAATGTGAAAAGAGGGCTGTTTTGAGGAGAGTCTTTTCCTGGACGGATTTTGGCATCTGCTCATTTTGCGGATCCGCACAGAGGTGCTGGGGGACGGCGAGCTGGTACATTAATCCGGTGGCGTGGCTCTGCTGCTTCTTTTTGACTCTTCCATGAAATCGTGGGGAGTGTCAGTGGCCTCTGCAGCCTGcaccgctgctgctgctgctgctgctgctcggAGTCTCGGCGATGAtgatgaggaaaagaaaatggcGGCGCGGAAACCGAGTGAAAGCGAAGAGGACTTTCCAAAGCTCACAGCTGAAGAAAGGGAATGCTTGGCCGGCGTTGACAGGTTAGATAAATCTTTTGTTCGGACTAGTTTTGAtcgttgtttttaaaaagtgacgCGTTGGTGTGCAGAAGTCGTtaaaaaatgaagtgaagtAAGAGAACCGCCTGTGTTGTCCTCTGCTTGCAGCTCACTGTTTGGATTTCAGAGGCTTCATGAAGATGGCGCCAGAACGAAGGCCTTGCTGTTAAAGGTAATGTTAGCTATGCACACACAGACGGACCTGAAGCTGGCACTCAGCTTTTAGCACCGTACATTCATATCTGCTCCACCTCACAGACTTTTACTTTTAACTTAGACAcgaaaatattgttttaacgtgacgatattttttgtttacacCATTAAATTTAACGTTAGCTTTCCCTGCACTGAACTAGACACTTTTCGGGGGTCGTGCTTGTGATTATTGTAGTTTTACTAGCTGGTCCATTAAGCATTCACCATTTGCCATATTACTTACACCTGTACTCAGTAAGTTAGTTAATTGAAGATTGATGGCCACTGacttttattaaattcaagGAAATGTTTCTGATGCGGTGTCACTTTGCTCTCTCGTAGCTAGTTGTGTCGCTTTGTTAAGTACTGCTGATAGCATGTGGTGGGCGCGAGATGTTAGCCACATATTAATCAGTTAACTATGTGGCAGCCGGcgttttgctagctagcttgacATTGTTGCATTTGTTCTGAATCGATTTATTAACTAGTATTAGGTTAATAACAATGTCTTAGTTGAACTTCGTGTTATAGTTGGTGAGCCCGTGTAATGTGCAGCTTAGGACGGACTCGCTAACCCACCAAACCCTGGTCAGTTTGCTAGCTAAGCCCCGGGTTTAAGCCCCAGAGCTCGGGTGCAGTGTTACTGTAACCTGTATAACTACCCAAAAGCTTGTGCTACAACGCGCACTTTTCATTTCGCATACATTTTAGTGTTAGCTGTTAGCATGTAGACCGCTCCCTTTTTAGGATTACTTCGATAACTACCCTGTTAGCTGGATGCTAGCTCAGTATTTGAATGCGCCATATTACGTGTTTTTGTGTAGGGTGGCGTTAAGTTAAACgatttcaaaataaatgaacatggaCATTTTTCATGAAGTAGCTGTACTGGCACTGTAAGCTAACCAACTGGTTAGGGATTAGCTTCCTAAATACCTGTTCATTATTCAGGTATCATCATGAAAACTGCACTATCTGGGAATCCAAGCCCTTGTTTGTTTAGTGAGCTGGCACTCAGGGTTTTCGCTTCACTGACGCCATATAACTTAATGGAGCTACATGACTGAATTgtagaaccaaaaaaaaaaaaaaaaaaaaccacacacaacaACAAGATCTTGGACATACTGGCATCTTCTTTGCTTTGCTGCCCCATGGTAAAAGCCAGGCCCAATACATGGATGTTATGCACACGGTTGTCAGCTTGGTCTTGAAAATCTTCTTATTACTTCCCCCTATTTCAGTTTTAGTCAGGCTAGTATGTGCCTCATCTGATTTATTAAGGCCTACCAGCTTGCATAGCTTGGTTTCCCAAAATCTTTGTGGAAGAATAGTGCATGTGTCAGTACAAAAGCTCCACGACCTGGGAATCTCAGTTCACATACGACTTTGGTGCCTTGCATAagcaatgcaaaataaactttAAGAAATCTTCATACAGATTAAGGGTGTTGTAGTTTTAAATGTCCATGATATGATatagttataaaactgtaacAGTAGCACGGTATTAActgaccatttaaaaaaacccacacaagccagaggtgaaaattaaaggaaatatttattcTGAAATCTTTGTACAAACGTCTCTTTGCACATCCTTGAGTATATATAACAAAACccaaaggaaacaaaaagatcaATTCTCCTAATCATTGTTCTTTCTGCAGGATAAGATTTCCAGACAAGTAAGACTGCCAGggaatgtttattaattattattgattcACATGAGATTTGCGATCTCTGTATATATATCACAGAGATGGGAGTGTCTTCACAATGAACCCATGGTTTTCACACTAACAAAATTCAATGTGTACTATgcacacctcattttaatataaacaaatgattttgaactatattttaattttcttgtaACATTGGTGCAACAAAAGTTGTGTGAGATCATTGGTAGGTCACATGACTTACATGTATGTAGACTATACTTGCCTTAATCCTCTGGAAGCATTACTTCTCTGAcaaatctttttaaatgttttctatattttattattttgcattttaaacttAGCCAATACTTTTAGTTTTCAGTGGGAacgattgtaaagagtgcttcCTCATGTGTCtttttactgaagaaaaagcagaaagcCTCTCTTCCTACTGGATATAATGGAATCTTCAACATGTGAATTCAAACTTGATATATATTACCTGGAGTTATTTATATTGATCAGTTTTATAGATGGTAAAATACAGTGTAATTGTTCCAGacaagtgttgttttttttttaaaaaaaaatattgacataatGGATTTCGGTAGGACTAAAATTCCAGAGATACTCTGGTAATAATTACATGACCCTACATCTCCATGTAAGACTAATCCGATCCAAATAGGGCTTTAGAAAGATATTGTTGAGAACGACTTCAGGTATCTCTTACATTGTCATTATTAATCATGTTGTTGTTATAAGCTGAGTTATAAGCTGAGTATACATTCCCCGTAGTGCAGCATTTTGGTTTTAAGACCGTTGTGAACCACTGTGGATTTGTGAGACCTGCTAGCATACTTGCATGCTAGCTGGCGTGAGCTTGGTTTCCTGAAAACATCATGTTGCACGTATAAGTAGGAAAGTTTAACCACTTGTTAATCTAACTTATTTGCTTAGTAAACTGTTAATCAGATTCTGCTCATTTCTCAGGTGACATGGAAAAAAGTTTACTGTAACTGCATTGTAGGATGTGGGAAAATGGACATCAGTTTTCATCTGAGTAAAAGCATGGCTCAGCGCTGGGTGTTTTATGCACACAGTTGTTCAATCAGTCTCAGAAATATCACTTGCATTAAGATCAGTAGTTCATCCCAGTACATCTAGGTCCCTTCCCTGTAAAGCTGCAACATGTAGTAGCTGCGTATGCAGATACGCAATTGGCATTGTACGCGTTTTTCGCTTATGTAAATCTGGAGGAATAAAAGTGCATCCACTAGATGGTGTATCGGAGGCAACAAATCTCTGTCCATCTGCTTTCCGAGTAGAGCTGTAATGTTTAGCGATGTCATGCACagcgatgttaaacacactgacgagcTCCATTTCTCTTTAAATCTTTTTGTACTGTTAGTACTCAGTAACGATCTAGAATAGTACGTAAGTATGCAATGTCAGCCTCACCATTACTTTGTTTAGTCAGTTGCGGACACAGTGTCACGTGGTACTATACTGCCTTCACTATTTACACTGGAATTGTACGCACGACACATCGAACGACCACAGGATATACGCTGCGGCCATTTTGCATATGCATAGTTAACAGCAAATATACATCAGCCATGACACAGCGTCTCTGGTTTAATCAGGTGAACTCTTCAGTGTGTATGGAGGTGTCAAAATATGCCTATAACCAAATGGTTATATGCCTATAACCAAAGTGTGTTGAAATTGTGTATGAAATGAGATATGAAAATATCTTGCTGCCTTCAAACGATCCACTGAGAAAGAAGCCATATGTGTGAGCTGAACGTGGAGTTATACCATTAGTGCAGCCCATAGTGTTAGGGACTCTGGGGGAAAAAGTATTGATGTGCACATATTTTAATCACTTTAATTATATCACTGTTGTCAGTTACTATCAGCAATGCtacgttttttaaaaaagacccGAAACAGACATCAATATGCTGTCAGTCGAAAAGAAAGACGATGCAGAGGTAAGAAGtgtgaacaacaacaaaacactacTAATGTTAAGCcatgaatatttttaaactactCTCGTGGCTAGGTTAGGTAGCTAAGTTTCCTATCCACCTGTTAATCTGGTAATGGAAAGTGCTCTTTCAGCTCTTCAGCCAGTTCTGTGTTCCTTGAGTAGGCTAGTAATGTTTATTCATATCATTAGTGGCATATTAATCCTGATGACAGACTTTAAAGGCGTAACTGTTGTAGTAGTGACTTGGTATCGACTATTTTCTGATCAAATCCCAGTGTAGTTAAGGTAGATTCAAAGGCTGAGAGAAAGGAGCAGGCTCTTTTGTGCATTAGAGCAACCTGAAACACAGAAATAGTGAATTTGAGacactaaaaaaaatgatcataaaaaaaaaaaggcggggTATCAGTTGAGAGTGTGTTTGTCAAaccactctctctcacacaggcTGACCAAAACTGCACGGTTGaagattgggggaaaaaatcacccagtctttttccagtcttcaactgtccggttttggtgagtctgtgcccatgatagcctcagcttcctgttgttggaacctgatgtggtcttctgctgttgtagctcatccatctCACTGTTTGATGTTATGTgttctgagttgcttttctgctcaccacggttgtaaagagtgcttatttgtgttactataggcttcctgtcagctcaaaccagtctggtcattctcctctgatctctctcatcaacaaagtgtttcagcCTGCTGACCCTCTGCacattctctgtaaactctgttgtgtgtgaacattatgcatgagcattaactgaagctcttgacct includes these proteins:
- the fundc1 gene encoding FUN14 domain-containing protein 1, translated to MADRGEEVESEDELYEVVDITEYARRHQWWSRVFGSNTGPIAEKYSVATQIMMGGVTGWCAGYLFQKVGKIAATAVGGGFLLLQIANHSGYVQVDWKKVKKDVNKAKKHLKKKANKAAPELNSFIEESTEFVKRNIVVSSGFLGGFLLGLAS